A portion of the Mycobacterium paraseoulense genome contains these proteins:
- a CDS encoding MBL fold metallo-hydrolase, protein MTASGQSAVEPSDDYTGHVDPGTAARRTLPGATILKASVGPMDNNAYLVTCSATGETLLIDAANDADTLIGLIRRNAPKVSLIVTSHQHFDHWQALEAVAAATGAPTAAHEIDAEPLPVKPDRLLAHGDTVQIGELQFKVIHLRGHTPGSVALALDGPATGGVTQLFTGDCLFPGGVGKTWQKGDFTRLLDDVTTRVFDVYDDSTVVYPGHGDDTVLGAERPHLAEWRERGW, encoded by the coding sequence ATGACCGCCTCAGGCCAGTCCGCTGTCGAGCCGAGCGACGACTACACCGGACACGTCGACCCCGGCACCGCGGCCCGCCGGACCCTACCCGGCGCCACGATCCTAAAGGCGTCGGTGGGCCCCATGGACAACAACGCGTATCTGGTGACGTGTTCCGCCACCGGCGAAACGTTGTTGATCGACGCCGCCAACGACGCGGACACCCTCATCGGCCTGATCCGGCGGAACGCGCCCAAGGTGTCGCTGATCGTGACCAGCCATCAGCACTTCGACCACTGGCAGGCGCTCGAGGCCGTGGCCGCGGCCACCGGGGCGCCGACCGCCGCCCACGAGATCGACGCCGAGCCGCTGCCGGTCAAACCGGACCGTTTGCTGGCGCACGGTGACACCGTCCAGATCGGCGAGCTGCAGTTCAAGGTGATCCACCTGCGCGGACACACGCCCGGCTCGGTCGCGCTCGCCCTCGACGGCCCGGCGACGGGCGGGGTCACCCAGCTGTTCACCGGCGACTGCCTGTTCCCGGGCGGCGTCGGGAAGACGTGGCAGAAGGGCGATTTCACCCGGCTACTCGATGACGTCACGACCCGCGTGTTCGACGTGTACGACGACTCCACGGTCGTCTATCCCGGCCACGGCGATGACACGGTTCTCGGCGCCGAACGCCCTCACCTGGCGGAATGGCGCGAGCGGGGCTGGTAG
- a CDS encoding universal stress protein → MGAYRTVVVGTDGSDSSMRAVDRAAQIAGQDAKLIVASAYLPQHEDTRAADVLRDESYKVSGTAPIYAILQDAKERAHKAGAKNVEERPIEGAPVDALVKLAEDEKADLLVVGNVGLSTIAGRLLGSVPANVSRRAKVDVLIVHTTS, encoded by the coding sequence ATGGGCGCCTATCGGACTGTGGTGGTGGGAACCGACGGCTCGGACTCGTCAATGCGCGCGGTAGACAGGGCGGCGCAGATCGCCGGGCAGGACGCCAAGCTGATCGTCGCCTCGGCGTACCTGCCCCAGCATGAGGACACCCGGGCCGCCGACGTGCTGCGGGACGAGAGCTACAAGGTGTCCGGCACCGCGCCCATTTACGCGATCCTGCAGGACGCCAAGGAGCGGGCGCACAAGGCCGGGGCCAAGAACGTCGAGGAGCGCCCGATCGAAGGCGCTCCGGTCGACGCGCTGGTCAAGCTGGCCGAGGACGAGAAGGCCGACCTGCTGGTCGTCGGGAACGTCGGACTGAGCACGATCGCCGGCCGCCTGCTGGGATCGGTGCCGGCCAACGTGTCGCGCCGGGCGAAGGTCGACGTGCTGATCGTCCACACCACGTCGTAG
- a CDS encoding mannosyltransferase: MSMPTVEQPVADRIEQPAPARSPGRLLDPWAIAAFAAVLSGAWACRPSLWFDEGATISAAGSRTLAELWRLLGHIDAVHGLYYLLMHGWFALFPPTEFWSRAPSALAVGAAAAGVTVFTRQFSTRPVAVCAGVMFAILPRTTWAGIEARPYAFAAAAAAWLTVLLVAAVRRDKPRLWVCYALALMVSILLNLNLVLLVPVYAVMVPLLAPPKARKSPVIRWAVSSAAAVAAMTPFMVFAHAQVWQVNWIYPVSWHYAFDIILRQYFDHSVPFAIASAVLIVAAVAARLAGVRPPSGDLRRLLIACAAWLVIPTALVVIYSAVNEPIYYPRYLIFTAPAMAVVLAVCIATVARKPWPIAGVVLVCAVAAVPNYLFIQRWPYAKEGWDYSQVADLISSHAAPGDCLMVDNTVPWRPGPIRALLATRPAAFRSLIDVERGAYGPKVGALWDGHVAVWLTTAKINKCPAIWTITNKETSLPDHQVGRSLPPGPAFGRAPAYRFPSYLGFRIVERWQFHYSQVVKSTR; encoded by the coding sequence ATGTCCATGCCCACCGTCGAGCAGCCCGTCGCGGACCGGATCGAGCAGCCCGCGCCCGCCCGTTCGCCCGGCCGGTTGCTCGATCCGTGGGCGATCGCCGCGTTCGCAGCGGTCCTCAGCGGCGCCTGGGCCTGTCGACCATCCCTGTGGTTCGACGAGGGCGCGACCATATCGGCGGCGGGGAGCCGCACGCTGGCGGAGCTGTGGCGGCTGCTGGGCCACATCGACGCGGTGCACGGGCTGTACTACCTGCTGATGCACGGGTGGTTCGCGCTGTTTCCGCCGACCGAATTCTGGTCACGGGCGCCCAGCGCCCTGGCGGTGGGCGCCGCGGCCGCGGGTGTCACGGTCTTCACCAGGCAGTTCTCGACCCGGCCGGTCGCGGTGTGCGCGGGCGTCATGTTCGCCATCCTGCCGCGCACCACCTGGGCGGGCATCGAGGCGCGCCCGTATGCCTTCGCCGCCGCCGCGGCGGCCTGGCTCACGGTATTGCTCGTCGCCGCCGTCCGGCGCGACAAGCCCCGATTGTGGGTTTGCTACGCGCTGGCATTGATGGTCTCGATCCTGCTGAATCTGAACCTGGTGCTGTTGGTGCCGGTTTACGCCGTAATGGTGCCGCTGTTGGCGCCCCCGAAAGCGCGGAAATCTCCGGTGATTCGGTGGGCGGTCAGTTCTGCCGCCGCGGTCGCCGCCATGACGCCCTTCATGGTGTTCGCCCACGCCCAGGTGTGGCAGGTCAACTGGATTTATCCGGTCAGCTGGCATTACGCGTTCGACATCATCCTGCGCCAGTATTTCGACCACAGCGTCCCGTTCGCCATTGCGTCCGCCGTGCTCATCGTGGCGGCGGTCGCCGCCCGGCTGGCCGGCGTCCGGCCCCCGTCCGGCGACCTGCGCCGGCTGTTGATCGCCTGCGCGGCATGGCTCGTCATCCCCACCGCGCTCGTGGTCATCTACTCGGCCGTCAACGAACCGATCTACTACCCGCGCTATCTGATCTTCACCGCGCCCGCGATGGCGGTCGTGCTGGCCGTCTGCATCGCCACCGTCGCCCGCAAACCGTGGCCCATCGCCGGTGTGGTGCTGGTCTGCGCCGTCGCCGCGGTGCCGAACTACCTGTTCATCCAGCGCTGGCCGTACGCCAAAGAGGGTTGGGACTACAGCCAGGTCGCCGATCTGATCAGCTCGCACGCGGCGCCCGGTGACTGTCTGATGGTGGACAACACCGTGCCGTGGCGGCCCGGTCCGATCCGCGCCCTGCTGGCCACCCGGCCCGCGGCCTTCCGGTCACTGATCGACGTCGAGCGCGGGGCGTACGGACCGAAGGTGGGGGCGCTGTGGGACGGCCACGTCGCCGTGTGGCTGACGACGGCGAAAATCAACAAATGTCCGGCGATCTGGACCATTACCAATAAAGAAACATCGCTGCCCGACCATCAAGTCGGACGGTCATTGCCGCCGGGACCCGCATTCGGGCGCGCCCCGGCATATCGATTCCCGAGTTACCTCGGGTTTCGCATTGTCGAACGTTGGCAGTTCCATTACTCGCAGGTGGTGAAGTCGACGCGCTGA
- the uvrB gene encoding excinuclease ABC subunit UvrB yields the protein MAFATEHPVVAHSEYRAVDEVVRVGGHFEVVSPHEPAGDQPAAIDELERRIRAGERDVVLLGATGTGKSATTAWLIERLQRPTLVMAPNKTLAAQLANELREMLPHNAVEYFVSYYDYYQPEAYIAQTDTYIEKDSSINDDVERLRHSATSSLLSRRDVVVVASVSCIYGLGTPQSYLDRSVELSVGTEVPRDALLRLLVDVQYTRNDLSFTRGSFRVRGDTVEIIPSYEELAVRIEFFGDEIEALYYLHPLTGDVIRQVDSLRIFPATHYVAGPERMAHAISTIEAELAERLAELEGQGKLLEAQRLRMRTNYDIEMMRQVGFCSGIENYSRHIDGRGPGSPPATLLDYFPEDFLLVIDESHVTVPQIGGMYEGDMSRKRNLVEYGFRLPSACDNRPLTWEEFANRIGQTVYLSATPGPYELSQAGGEFVEQVIRPTGLVDPKVVVKPTKGQIDDLIGEIRKRTDADERVLVTTLTKKMAEDLTDYLLEMGIRVRYLHSEVDTLRRVELLRQLRLGEYDVLVGINLLREGLDLPEVSLVAILDADKEGFLRSSRSLIQTIGRAARNVSGEVHMYADSITDSMKEAIDETERRRAKQIAYNEAHGIDPQPLRKKIADILDQVYREADDTETVGVGGSGRNSSRGRRAQGEPGRAVSAGVFEGRDTTSMPRAELADLIKDLTEQMMAAARDLQFELAARFRDEIADLKKELRGMDAAGLK from the coding sequence ATGGCTTTCGCCACGGAACATCCGGTAGTCGCACATTCGGAATACCGCGCGGTCGATGAGGTCGTGCGCGTCGGCGGCCACTTCGAGGTGGTCAGCCCGCACGAGCCCGCCGGCGACCAGCCGGCCGCCATCGACGAGCTGGAACGCCGCATCAGGGCGGGGGAGCGCGACGTGGTGCTGCTCGGCGCCACCGGCACGGGTAAGTCGGCGACCACCGCCTGGCTCATCGAGCGGCTGCAGCGGCCCACGCTGGTCATGGCGCCGAACAAGACGCTGGCCGCCCAGCTCGCCAACGAACTGCGAGAAATGTTGCCGCACAACGCCGTCGAGTACTTCGTGTCGTACTACGACTATTACCAGCCGGAGGCGTACATCGCCCAGACCGACACCTACATCGAGAAGGACAGCTCGATCAACGACGACGTGGAGCGGCTGCGGCATTCGGCGACGTCGTCGCTGCTCTCGCGGCGCGACGTGGTCGTGGTGGCCTCGGTGTCGTGCATCTACGGCCTGGGCACGCCGCAGTCGTACCTGGACCGCTCGGTGGAACTCAGCGTCGGCACCGAGGTGCCCCGCGATGCGCTGCTGCGCCTGCTGGTCGACGTGCAGTACACCCGCAACGACCTGTCCTTCACCCGCGGCTCGTTCCGGGTACGCGGGGACACGGTCGAGATCATCCCGTCCTACGAAGAGCTGGCGGTGCGCATCGAGTTCTTCGGCGACGAGATCGAGGCGCTGTACTACCTGCACCCGCTGACCGGCGACGTGATCCGCCAGGTCGACTCGCTGCGCATCTTCCCGGCCACCCACTACGTCGCGGGTCCGGAGCGGATGGCCCACGCCATCTCGACGATCGAGGCGGAGCTGGCGGAGCGGCTGGCCGAGCTGGAGGGCCAGGGCAAGCTGCTGGAGGCGCAGCGGCTGCGGATGCGTACCAACTACGACATCGAGATGATGCGCCAGGTCGGCTTCTGTTCGGGCATCGAGAACTATTCGCGCCACATCGACGGCCGCGGCCCGGGCTCACCGCCGGCCACCCTGCTCGACTACTTCCCCGAGGACTTCCTGCTCGTCATCGACGAGTCCCACGTCACGGTGCCCCAGATCGGCGGCATGTATGAGGGCGACATGTCCCGCAAGCGCAACCTGGTCGAATACGGGTTCCGGCTGCCGTCGGCGTGCGACAACCGCCCGCTGACCTGGGAGGAGTTCGCCAATCGGATCGGCCAGACGGTGTACCTGTCGGCCACCCCGGGCCCCTACGAACTCAGCCAGGCCGGCGGAGAGTTCGTCGAGCAGGTGATCCGGCCGACCGGCCTGGTGGACCCGAAAGTGGTGGTCAAGCCGACCAAGGGGCAGATCGACGACCTGATCGGCGAGATCCGCAAGCGCACCGACGCCGACGAGCGGGTGCTGGTCACGACGTTGACCAAAAAGATGGCCGAGGACCTCACCGACTACCTGCTGGAGATGGGTATCCGGGTGCGCTACCTGCACTCGGAGGTCGACACGCTGCGCCGCGTGGAACTCCTGCGCCAGCTGCGCCTGGGCGAGTACGACGTGCTCGTCGGCATCAACCTGCTGCGCGAGGGGCTCGACCTTCCCGAGGTGTCGCTGGTGGCGATCCTGGACGCCGACAAGGAGGGCTTCCTGCGGTCGTCGCGCAGCCTGATCCAGACCATCGGCCGCGCCGCCCGCAACGTGTCCGGCGAAGTGCACATGTACGCCGACTCGATCACCGACTCGATGAAGGAGGCGATCGACGAGACCGAACGGCGGCGGGCCAAGCAGATCGCCTACAACGAGGCGCACGGCATCGACCCCCAGCCGCTGCGCAAGAAGATCGCCGACATCCTCGACCAGGTCTATCGCGAGGCCGACGATACGGAAACGGTGGGAGTCGGCGGGTCCGGGCGCAACTCCTCCCGGGGCCGGCGGGCCCAGGGCGAGCCGGGCCGCGCCGTCAGCGCCGGCGTCTTCGAGGGCCGCGACACGACCAGCATGCCGCGCGCCGAACTGGCCGACCTGATCAAGGACCTGACCGAGCAGATGATGGCGGCCGCGCGTGACTTGCAGTTCGAGCTGGCCGCGCGCTTCCGCGACGAGATCGCCGACCTGAAGAAGGAACTGCGGGGGATGGACGCGGCCGGCCTGAAATGA
- a CDS encoding MFS transporter — protein sequence MTDTVTVTGGWNELLGPRYLRTSILLAGGVALYATNEFLTTSLLPNTIAEIGGSRLYAWVTTLYLVGSVVAAAMVNPMLLRAGARSSYLTGLAVFGVSSLVCAAAPTMQVLIAGRALQGVAGGLLAGLGYAVINSALPRELWTRGSGLVSAMWGVATVVGPTTGGLFAELGLWRWAFVAMAVLTGLMAMLVPVALARATPSAGTSPMKVPVRSLLLIGAAALAVSVAQIPRNTLATFALLAAGIALVGLFVLVDWRMHAAILPPSVFRPGPLKWIYLTMGVLMGAAMVNTYVPLFGQRLAHLTPIAAGFLGAALALGWTVSEILSASLENPRTIGRVIVAAPIVAASGLALAAVARRGDTSSWTAALWAVALLVAGTGIGMAWPHLSARAMASVDDPAEGGAASAAINTVQLISAAIAAGLAGVVVNTAKGGDGMAAHWLFTVFTVLSAAGVAVSYAATRGAREVQPVG from the coding sequence GTGACCGACACCGTGACCGTCACCGGCGGCTGGAACGAGCTGCTGGGGCCGAGGTATTTGAGGACCTCCATCCTGTTGGCCGGCGGGGTGGCGCTGTACGCCACCAATGAGTTCCTGACCACCAGCTTGTTGCCCAACACCATCGCCGAAATCGGCGGCAGCCGGCTCTACGCCTGGGTGACGACCCTGTACCTGGTCGGGTCGGTGGTGGCGGCGGCGATGGTCAATCCGATGCTGCTGCGCGCCGGGGCGCGCTCGTCGTACCTGACCGGGCTCGCCGTGTTCGGTGTCTCCAGCCTGGTTTGCGCGGCCGCGCCGACCATGCAGGTCTTGATAGCTGGGCGCGCCCTGCAGGGCGTCGCAGGGGGCCTGTTGGCCGGCCTCGGCTATGCGGTCATCAATTCCGCCCTGCCGCGGGAGCTGTGGACGCGCGGATCGGGGCTGGTGTCGGCGATGTGGGGCGTGGCCACGGTGGTCGGCCCCACGACGGGCGGCCTGTTCGCCGAGCTCGGCCTGTGGCGGTGGGCCTTCGTGGCGATGGCGGTGCTGACCGGCTTGATGGCCATGCTGGTTCCGGTCGCGCTGGCCCGCGCCACACCCAGCGCCGGCACGTCGCCGATGAAGGTGCCGGTGCGGTCGCTGCTGCTGATCGGCGCCGCCGCGCTCGCGGTCAGCGTCGCCCAGATTCCGCGCAACACGCTGGCGACGTTCGCCCTGCTCGCCGCGGGCATCGCGCTGGTGGGCCTGTTCGTGCTCGTCGACTGGCGGATGCACGCGGCGATCCTGCCGCCCAGCGTGTTCCGCCCCGGGCCCCTGAAGTGGATCTATCTGACGATGGGCGTGCTGATGGGCGCCGCCATGGTCAACACCTACGTGCCGTTGTTCGGGCAGCGGCTGGCACACCTGACCCCGATCGCGGCCGGTTTCCTGGGCGCGGCGCTCGCGCTCGGCTGGACGGTCAGCGAAATCCTCAGCGCGTCGTTGGAGAACCCGCGCACGATCGGGCGGGTAATCGTAGCGGCCCCGATCGTCGCCGCCTCCGGCCTCGCCCTGGCCGCCGTCGCCCGCCGAGGGGACACCTCGTCGTGGACGGCCGCGCTGTGGGCGGTGGCGCTGCTGGTGGCGGGGACCGGGATCGGGATGGCCTGGCCACACCTGTCCGCGCGCGCGATGGCCTCGGTCGACGACCCGGCCGAAGGCGGAGCCGCCTCGGCCGCGATCAACACCGTCCAGCTGATCTCCGCGGCGATCGCCGCCGGCCTGGCCGGGGTGGTGGTCAACACCGCCAAGGGCGGCGACGGGATGGCGGCGCACTGGTTGTTCACGGTGTTCACCGTCCTGAGCGCCGCCGGTGTGGCGGTGTCCTACGCCGCGACCCGCGGCGCCCGCGAGGTGCAGCCGGTCGGCTAG